TGCCTGAAGGTTTTGTTTTTTCTTTGTCTGTAACGAAACAGGTCGTCTGGGAATGACAAATTCAAAAGGTATTATTCGCATCCCAAGTGCATATCTTTATAATTAGTTAACAAAGTTACAGCAATTTTCACAGATGATTACTCATCATATTGAGCATCTCTACACTTATACAAAAATTCTACATGGTTATTCGTCAGCGTTAGGGTAAAAGTCTAAGTCTAAAATCTCATCAACAGCAAACGGACAAACGATCGCAAAGTTATCTTCTGATAAACCAGTTTCCACCATTGCCTCTTGTCGCGATCGCTGATAAGTAGTATTTATCCACTCGGCATCATTTAAAAAACGCCGCAAGTTAGGACTTTCTTGCAGCAATTCATCTATATCCAGTCGCTCATGGGTAATGGTCACTTGCCAACTGTGACTACGACGTTCTGGTTGATACTTCCACTTCAACAAATGCGATAAGACTAACCGCAACGCACTTTGCAACGCTCGCTGTTGACTCTTACCCAAGTCTACCACTTCCTCAATTAAGTGTTCTAAATCCAGCGTGTCCCACTGGTGTGATCGCAAAAGCTCTGCTATCTGCTCTACCCAAGCACAATAATCTTGCTCATACAGAGTTTGTAACATTTGGAGTTCTATAATTTTCATGGCGCTTCTCCTTGGCAAATAAATAGGTAGGCGCAAGTTAACTTTGATTTAGTTCAGCATTTGTCATAAAACCCAAATTCCCGACTTTTATCAAAAATCGGGAAGGGATGCTATCTGAACAAACACTTTGACTGCTGCATTAGTTAGGAGTTCTCCGCGTCTCCTTGAGTTCCTTCTACTCCGACTGAATCGGGTTGTCTCTCGGATTAACTAACCTCAGCAATTTTTGCTTAATTTGAGCGTCGAATACTTCCCATTTCATTTTCGCATAGGCGGAATTTTCGTTGCTGCCTGATAAGAAGCCCATTGGAATTTCAAAGCCGCCTGCGCTTGTTCTTCCACCGCCGAAAAAGCGCCCTGCACTATCTTGTCCAAAGGCTTCTTTGATAAATTCATCGGGGTCAAGGGTAAGTTTACTCGTTCTCAGGGAACCAATGACTATTTCTAGTTCTTCGTCTTCGTCATGAACAATACCGTAAACTACGGCGGTGTGGACGTTTTCTTCGGTGACGAGAAAATCAGCCGCTTGGGGGATGGCGTCACGGTCTTCGTAGCGCAAGTAACCAACACCAGCAATGGAAAAGTTATTTTGGACGATGCGATTTTTTAGCGATCGCTCGATCACATCCATTACCCGCTTGGAACGGTTCGCCTGTAAAATGGCGTTCAGCAGTTGAGCGTCATAAAATCGGCTTAAATACGCCGCCGCCATAAAGTCTTCTTCTTGTGCTTGCATCAGGCGATTTGTATCTGATCGCAAGCCGTGCATCAAGGCAGTAGCACATTTGACGTGTTGATTTATGCTGCTATCTAATGCCAATAATCCCGTTTGGAGGTATTGAGTAAAAATTGTTGCCGTCGCTCTTACATAAGGACGGATATCCTCAAACTCTGAGTGGAGATCGCCTTGGATACTGTGATGGTCTATGAGTACCACTAGGGGAATTTTAGCTTGCTGCACCGCTGATAATAGCTGTGAAGTGGTTCCCTGGTTATCAATTAAGACAAAACCTTGATAGCATGACAAATCTTTGGTTTTCAAGGTTTGCATTGTCCAGCGTTGGATCGGTAAGTTCGTCAGTCTTACCAAGGCAATATTCTCTTGATGGCTCAATGCACCAGCATAAATTATTTCACATTTGATATCATATTGCTGGGCAATTAACTGATAGGCCCAAGCACACGAGAGGGCATCAGGATCGGGAAAATCTTGCAGAATTACCAGTTGGCGATCGTGTCGGTGTGCCAAAAGGGTTTTTTGCAGTTCTTCTGATTTTTGTTGTGCCAGCGAATTACCACGCTGATTGAGATATATAGCCCCATCACCTACCGATGGCGATAATGGCGGACTCTTAAATGCAACTTCCACTGGCGCTTTCTCGATTTCAGGTTCCTCTGGGTTTGGCTCTGTGGTCAACGACAAACTCTCAAACTGAGTAACGGGAGAATTAAAGTACATAGGGAACTTTTTTAAAGTGTGAGGCTCCTTTAATTCAGAAATACTACGAGCAGCAATTCACTGAATTTAGCCACATTATTATGATCTTCGCAAAAATATCAAAACATTGCACTATACATCTAAGTATATTTTTTGTCAGTAACAGCGCTTGACATCAACTAAATTCCACTAAAGGGCATACAGCAAGTAAGTTGAGTATATTGGGCTGTATCTGACAGCATAAAGCTGTTTTAGGGACTTTTCTCTCTTTCGTAAATTTGATCGGCGGGATTTTTCTCTGACTTAGGATATACTTTCTATCTTATACTTTAGGATTAGTCTTTGATATTTTATATATTCTTATGCTTAATATTCTCATTATTGTGACTACTAAGCAATTAACAATTATTTTTTTTTGATGAACAATATATGTTTGTATCCCTTTTGAAAATTCTGATCGTTCAGAGCGAAGCCTAATGGAAAAAGGCACAAGGCAGTCCCGATGAAACAAGTTTCACAGCCAAGCATGAAAATGTGATGTGAGACGGATCTATATAGATACGCATCGAAGGAGTATTTTCAAAGCAGGAGGGTGAAAGAATGACTGGGGATTGGGGACTGGGGACTGGTATTTTTACTCAGCACTCAGCACTTTCAAGGCAGGGATGAGGAGCAAAGGGAAAATTCATGCACAAATTTACAGGCTTGAGCGAGCTTTGAAGCACATCGCTTCGCTGCAACCTATACAGCTGCCAAATTTTTAACATTCCATAACTTTAGTTATTGGCTCTTTCCCCTCTGTTCCCCTGCTTTTTTTGCTCAAAGACCTATGACATACTTTTGCCATTCTGTGTGCAGTCCACTCTTAAGATGCTTGCTGACCTCGAAATAGAGACTGCTATAAGGTTGGCGGGGAGGATGACGCAAAGGCATGTGGGCTTCGTGG
This Nostoc sp. C052 DNA region includes the following protein-coding sequences:
- a CDS encoding DUF29 domain-containing protein → MKIIELQMLQTLYEQDYCAWVEQIAELLRSHQWDTLDLEHLIEEVVDLGKSQQRALQSALRLVLSHLLKWKYQPERRSHSWQVTITHERLDIDELLQESPNLRRFLNDAEWINTTYQRSRQEAMVETGLSEDNFAIVCPFAVDEILDLDFYPNADE
- a CDS encoding bifunctional oligoribonuclease/PAP phosphatase NrnA produces the protein MYFNSPVTQFESLSLTTEPNPEEPEIEKAPVEVAFKSPPLSPSVGDGAIYLNQRGNSLAQQKSEELQKTLLAHRHDRQLVILQDFPDPDALSCAWAYQLIAQQYDIKCEIIYAGALSHQENIALVRLTNLPIQRWTMQTLKTKDLSCYQGFVLIDNQGTTSQLLSAVQQAKIPLVVLIDHHSIQGDLHSEFEDIRPYVRATATIFTQYLQTGLLALDSSINQHVKCATALMHGLRSDTNRLMQAQEEDFMAAAYLSRFYDAQLLNAILQANRSKRVMDVIERSLKNRIVQNNFSIAGVGYLRYEDRDAIPQAADFLVTEENVHTAVVYGIVHDEDEELEIVIGSLRTSKLTLDPDEFIKEAFGQDSAGRFFGGGRTSAGGFEIPMGFLSGSNENSAYAKMKWEVFDAQIKQKLLRLVNPRDNPIQSE